A window of the Bacteroides thetaiotaomicron VPI-5482 genome harbors these coding sequences:
- a CDS encoding SusC/RagA family TonB-linked outer membrane protein has product MRKSILLFVLFALLNIPLMLFAQSGYKVKGHVVSAEDNEPMVGVSILEKGTTNGVITDIDGNYTLEIKGTASATLLFSYIGMQSQAHAVSAKTGTLNVRLVSDAALIDEVVVVAYGTRKKGTIAGAVSTVKAEKLENVPAAGFDQSLQGQTPGLTVISNSGEPSKAAVFQLRGTNSINSGTSPLFILDGTPISSADFNTISPGDIESISVLKDASSTSIYGARAANGVVVITSKRGLAIDKAKVTLRAQWGISQLASNDKWVVMNTPERIQFEKEIGLDTGQDYDLLSRTNVNWLDEVFNDRAPLQSYELSVNRATDRLNYYVSGGFYDQEGIAQSSSFRRYNMRANAEVKASNWLKVGTNTMMAYEEISQAEEGEPALYTPISGSRFMLPYWNPYNADGSLASENDGTWTGTGQNPIEWMANNPVSYKKYKLLSTVFAEITPIQNLTIRGQFGADYSHSTAFMQSFPSYIINNNSGKAGRSSSDILSLSETLTANYRWALNDDHSFNFLLGQEGIDYQSSGFQVSTQGQNNDRLTNLLTGTRATSWPDSNSAYSYLSFFFRGEYNYKDLYYAEVAARTDASSRFGADHRWGMFWSLGFMWNIKNEAFLKDIEWLTSAQVKLSTGTSGNSEIPYYDHLALVSGDANYNDEAGIYPSQSGNEELSWEQTWANNVGVSFGLYNRVNVNVDFYHKKTTNMLMLVPQSYAITGVGNRWDNIGAMMNRGVEIAIDGDVIRTKDFTWNLSANVSYNKNKLLELYNGVEEYVNSTTGLKYVVGHSVREYFMNRYAGVNPANGDALWYTADGELTTEFREEDKVMTGKSFDSPWVGGFGTSLMWKGLSLSAQFSWMAKRYVMNNDRFFEESNGLYSAYNQSKRLLYDRWKKPGDITDIPRYGVTAQLDDRFLENSSFLRLKNLTLAYAFPQSLLKKTNFFTSARVYLQGQNLLTWTGFTGLDPEVATNVYRAQYPASRQFTLGIDVSF; this is encoded by the coding sequence ATGAGAAAATCAATTCTCTTGTTTGTACTCTTTGCTCTACTGAATATTCCTCTTATGCTTTTTGCACAGAGTGGATATAAGGTAAAAGGACATGTTGTTTCGGCAGAAGATAATGAGCCGATGGTTGGTGTGTCTATTTTAGAGAAGGGTACTACAAATGGTGTAATTACCGACATTGATGGTAATTACACTCTTGAGATTAAGGGTACGGCAAGTGCTACTTTGCTGTTCTCTTATATCGGTATGCAATCACAGGCACATGCGGTTAGTGCCAAAACCGGAACACTGAATGTTCGTCTGGTTTCAGATGCTGCTTTAATAGATGAGGTAGTGGTAGTAGCGTATGGAACTCGTAAAAAAGGGACGATTGCTGGTGCCGTATCCACTGTTAAAGCGGAAAAATTAGAAAATGTGCCTGCTGCAGGTTTTGATCAGTCACTGCAGGGACAGACACCGGGTTTGACGGTAATCTCCAATTCGGGAGAACCCAGTAAGGCGGCTGTGTTCCAGCTTCGTGGTACCAATTCTATCAATTCGGGCACCTCTCCGCTGTTTATACTGGATGGTACACCTATCTCCAGTGCTGATTTTAACACAATTAGCCCGGGAGATATAGAATCAATCTCTGTGTTAAAGGATGCTTCGTCGACTTCTATCTACGGAGCCCGTGCGGCAAATGGTGTGGTAGTTATCACTTCTAAGCGCGGACTGGCAATAGATAAAGCGAAAGTTACGTTGCGTGCCCAATGGGGTATTTCTCAATTGGCGTCGAATGACAAATGGGTGGTGATGAATACTCCCGAACGTATCCAATTTGAAAAGGAAATCGGGTTAGACACCGGACAAGATTACGACCTACTGTCTCGCACGAATGTTAATTGGCTGGATGAAGTTTTCAACGATCGTGCACCTTTGCAGAGTTACGAACTTTCTGTCAATCGTGCCACCGACCGTCTGAACTACTATGTTTCCGGAGGATTTTATGATCAGGAAGGTATTGCGCAGAGTTCTTCTTTCCGCCGTTACAATATGCGCGCCAATGCGGAAGTGAAAGCCAGCAACTGGCTGAAAGTGGGCACGAATACAATGATGGCCTATGAAGAAATATCACAGGCTGAAGAGGGAGAACCGGCGCTTTATACACCTATTTCCGGTTCACGCTTTATGTTACCTTACTGGAATCCTTATAATGCTGACGGTTCTTTGGCTTCCGAAAATGATGGAACTTGGACGGGAACGGGGCAGAATCCGATAGAATGGATGGCGAATAATCCCGTATCATACAAAAAGTACAAATTGCTGTCTACTGTATTTGCAGAGATCACTCCGATTCAGAACTTGACTATTCGTGGCCAGTTTGGTGCTGATTATTCACACTCTACGGCTTTCATGCAGTCTTTCCCGAGTTACATTATTAATAATAACTCCGGTAAAGCAGGGCGCAGCTCATCTGATATCCTTAGCCTGAGTGAAACTCTTACAGCCAATTATCGGTGGGCTTTGAATGATGATCATTCATTCAATTTTCTGCTGGGACAGGAAGGGATAGATTATCAATCCTCCGGATTCCAGGTATCTACACAGGGGCAGAATAACGATCGCCTCACCAACCTGCTTACCGGAACTCGCGCTACATCGTGGCCGGATAGTAATAGTGCCTATTCTTATTTGTCTTTTTTCTTCCGTGGGGAGTACAACTATAAAGATTTGTATTATGCGGAAGTTGCTGCACGTACGGATGCTTCTTCCCGCTTCGGTGCAGATCATCGTTGGGGTATGTTTTGGTCGCTGGGTTTTATGTGGAACATCAAGAACGAGGCTTTCCTCAAAGACATAGAATGGCTTACTAGCGCACAGGTTAAGTTGAGTACAGGTACTTCCGGTAACTCGGAAATTCCTTATTACGATCATCTTGCGCTTGTTTCCGGAGATGCAAACTATAATGATGAAGCTGGTATCTATCCTTCACAAAGTGGAAATGAGGAATTGAGCTGGGAGCAGACTTGGGCAAACAATGTTGGCGTGAGTTTTGGCCTTTACAATCGTGTCAATGTGAATGTCGATTTTTATCATAAAAAGACTACTAATATGCTGATGTTAGTTCCTCAATCGTATGCGATCACCGGAGTAGGCAATCGTTGGGACAACATTGGCGCTATGATGAATCGCGGTGTGGAAATTGCGATTGACGGTGATGTGATTCGTACCAAAGATTTCACTTGGAATCTGAGCGCAAACGTTTCTTACAATAAGAATAAACTTTTAGAACTTTACAATGGTGTAGAAGAATATGTAAACTCTACCACTGGATTGAAATATGTAGTAGGACACTCCGTACGTGAGTATTTCATGAACCGTTATGCAGGTGTGAATCCGGCCAATGGCGATGCTTTGTGGTACACAGCCGACGGAGAACTGACAACAGAATTTCGTGAAGAAGACAAAGTGATGACCGGCAAATCGTTTGATTCTCCTTGGGTAGGCGGCTTCGGCACATCCCTTATGTGGAAGGGGCTTTCATTGTCGGCGCAATTCAGCTGGATGGCAAAACGATATGTGATGAACAATGACCGTTTCTTCGAAGAAAGCAACGGACTATACAGTGCCTACAATCAATCGAAAAGATTATTGTACGATCGTTGGAAAAAACCGGGCGACATCACTGATATCCCCCGTTACGGAGTGACGGCTCAGCTTGACGATCGCTTTCTTGAAAACTCTTCATTCCTTCGTCTGAAGAACCTGACACTGGCTTATGCATTTCCGCAATCACTGCTGAAGAAAACTAATTTCTTCACATCTGCGCGTGTTTATCTGCAGGGACAGAACTTGCTTACCTGGACAGGTTTTACCGGACTCGATCCGGAAGTAGCAACTAATGTGTATAGAGCACAATATCCGGCTTCACGCCAGTTTACTTTGGGTATTGACGTTTCATTCTAA